The Oreochromis niloticus isolate F11D_XX unplaced genomic scaffold, O_niloticus_UMD_NMBU tig00007093_pilon, whole genome shotgun sequence genome has a segment encoding these proteins:
- the LOC100704047 gene encoding tripartite motif-containing protein 16-like, whose amino-acid sequence MNQMDQTKFCCSVCLDLLKDPVAIPCGHSYCMNCIKSFWDEEEKKKIYSCPQCRQTFTARPVLMKNTMLADLVEELKKTGLQAAPADHCYAGPEDVACDVCTGRKMKAFKSCLVCLVNYCEKHVKLHYECPAFDKHKLVEPSKKLQENICSRHDEVMKMFCRTDQQSICYLCPVDEHKGHDTVSAAAERTERQRELEVSRQNIQQRIQDREKDVKLLQQEVEAINQSADQTVEHSEKIFTELIHLIQKRSSDVKQQIRSQQETEVSRVKELEEKLEQEITELKRKDAELKQLSHTEDHIQFLHNYPSLSALSESTDSSSINIRPLSYFEDVTAAVSEVRDKLQDILREEWTNISLTVTEVDVLLSDPPEPKTRAGFLKYSCEITLDPNTAHTQLLLSEGNRKATRMNQQQSYSDHPDRFTGWWQVLSRESLTGRCYWEVEWRGGGVYVAVAYKNISRAGIGDESKFGRNDKSWSLDCNNNSYTFWYNKIQTRVSGPRSSRVGVYLDHRAGILSFYSVSETMTLLHRVQTTFTQRLYAGLRVYNYGDSAELIKVK is encoded by the coding sequence atgaatcaaatggaccaaacaaaattctgctgttcagtctgtttggatctactgaaggatccggtggctattccctgtggacacagctactgcatgaactgtattaaaagcttctgggatgaagaggaaaagaagaaaatctacagctgccctcagtgcagaCAGACTTTCACAGCGAGGCCTGTCCTGATGAAAAACACCATGTTAGCAGATTTagtggaggagctgaagaagactggactccaagctgctcctgctgatcactgctatgctggacctgaagatgtggcctgtgatgtctgcactggaagaaaaatgaaagcctTCAAATCCTGTCTGGTGTGTTTGGTCAATTACTGTGAGAAACATGTAAAGCTTCATTATGAATGTCCTGCATTTGacaaacacaagctggtggagccctccaagaagctccaggagaacatctgctctcgtcatgatgaggtgatgaagatgttctgccgtactgatcagcagagtatctgttatctctgccctgtggatgaacataaaggccacgacacagtctcagctgcagcagaaaggactgagaggcagagagagctggaggtgagtcgacaaaacatccagcagagaatccaggacagagagaaagatgtgaagctgcttcaacaggaggtggaggccatcaatcagtctgctgatcaaacagtggagcacagtgagaagatcttcactgagctgatccatctcatccagaaaagaagctctgatgtgaagcagcagatcagatcccagcaggaaactgaagtgagtcgagtcaaagagcttgaggagaagctggagcaggagatcactgagctgaagaggaaagatgctgagctgaagcagctctcacacacagaggatcacatccagtttctacacaactacccctcactgtcagcactcagtgagtctacagactcatccagcatcaatatccgtcctctgagctactttgaggatgtgacagcagctgtgtcagaggtcagagataaactacaggacattctgagagaggaatggacaaacatctcactgacagtcactgaagtggatgttttactgtcagatccaccagagccaaagaccagagctggattcttaaaatattcatgtgaaatcacactggatccaaacacagcacacacacagctgttatTATCAGAGGGGAACAGAAAAGCAACACGGATGAATCAACAACAGTCTtattctgatcatccagacagattcactGGATGGTGGCAGgtcctgagtagagagagtctgactggacgttgttactgggaggtggagtggagaggggGAGGAGTTTATGTAGCAGTCGCATACAAGAATATCAGCAGAGCAGGGATTGGGGATGAATCTAAATTTGGACGTAATGACAAATCTTGGTCATTAGATTGTAACAACAACAGTTATACATTTTGGTACAACAAGATCCAAACTCGTGTCTCAGGTCCTCGttcctccagagtaggagtgtacctggatcacagagcaggtattttgtccttctacagcgtctctgaaaccatgactctcctccacagagtccagaccacattcactcagcgGCTCTATGCTGGACTCAGGGTTTACAATTATGGTGACTCTGCTGAGTTGATTAAAGTGAAATAG